In Prunus dulcis chromosome 2, ALMONDv2, whole genome shotgun sequence, a single genomic region encodes these proteins:
- the LOC117618245 gene encoding uncharacterized protein LOC117618245, translated as MAFHTRSNSFPSRPHPIVQEVDEHLCRLRSSEAASTSSSSICHKLSGLQDLHDCVDKLLQLPLTQQALAKEQNEKWTNELLDGSLRLLDGCSSAKDAILQTKECVQDLQSIIRRTRGGESGALTSEVRKYLTSRKMVKKTIQKAMKNLKGIENRSTFSSPNQDNESIAIVNKLREVEAVTLAVFESLLSFISGPKSQPSSWSLVSKMLHSKKVACEEETEANEFAKVDAALNSLIGYKTSKSQYKSVENAQNQLEKLESCIQDQEEGLECLFRQLIKTRVSFLNILNH; from the coding sequence ATGGCTTTCCACACTCGCTCTAACAGCTTCCCTTCAAGGCCACACCCGATCGTTCAAGAAGTTGACGAACATTTGTGTAGACTGAGGTCTTCTGAGGCAGCCTccacatcttcatcatcaataTGCCACAAACTAAGTGGCCTCCAAGACTTGCATGATTGTGTTGATAAGTTGCTTCAGTTGCCTCTCACACAACAAGCCTTGGCCAAAGAGCAGAATGAGAAATGGACTAATGAGCTATTAGATGGCTCTCTCAGGCTCTTGGATGGTTGCAGCAGCGCCAAGGATGCTATCTTGCAAACCAAGGAATGCGTACAGGATCTTCAATCGATCATACGAAGAACACGAGGAGGTGAATCTGGAGCACTCACCAGTGAGGTTAGGAAATACTTAACCTCCAGGAAGATGGTGAAAAAGACAATCCAAAAGGCTATGAAGAATCTCAAGGGAATCGAAAACAGATCCACCTTCTCTTCCCCAAACCAGGACAATGAGTCTATTGCCATTGTTAACAAGTTGAGAGAAGTTGAAGCAGTCACTCTTGCAGTGTTTGAGTCACTGCTGTCCTTCATCTCTGGACCAAAATCACAGCCAAGCAGCTGGTCATTGGTCTCTAAGATGCTGCACTCCAAAAAAGTTGCTTGTGAGGAAGAAACAGAAGCCAATGAATTTGCAAAAGTGGATGCTGCATTGAACTCACTCATTGGATACAAGACAAGCAAATCTCAATACAAAAGTGTCGAAAATGCGCAGAACCAGCTTGAGAAGCTAGAGTCATGCATTCAAGACCAAGAAGAAGGACTTGAGTGCCTATTTAGGCAATTGATCAAAACAAGAGTCTCCTTCCTCAACATCCTTAACCACTAG